The Arachis hypogaea cultivar Tifrunner chromosome 19, arahy.Tifrunner.gnm2.J5K5, whole genome shotgun sequence genome has a window encoding:
- the LOC140182150 gene encoding uncharacterized protein: MRKYKWEVGTVYATREEFKNTVTAYAVQTARAITFRKCDLQRVRAVFTSECPFWLYAAKMKEDDTWQLRSMNLTHTCTQAYKVGILHSRWLGKAFKKKVESNPKVKIRELVSKAKKKWNLTVTKSMATRTKQIALDEIQGTFREQYKRIYDYAHELMRANPGSSVRIQVQRFPELDNEGLLPAYDDVIPGVENRFCVRHLYSNFRKRFPGLQLKQLMWRCAKATHWRDWERNMAELKAVNQEAYRYLNAIPPRYWSRSRFTYNSKVDTLVNNMSESFNAAIVDTREKPILTILEEIRVKLMTRWAENRDLAQKYAGTILPRIRIKLERRSRSAGEWRPYWSAAQKYEVMNGLDMFTVDLGSSECSCRRWQLSRIPCVHAISCIKFKGLVLEPYVADCYKREAYLRCYEAVIHPLNGPYLWKITPHPNVMPPPYRRPSYRPVKKRKPAAGDEEQSSRTHMSRKGEKQRCSICGVVGHNKSRYPKPIDNEAQNFKKQSKGKQSRGSNNSIPPAAKGGKKSASTQPTPKLTVKRKVASATQPTSSAQSNTVAQPKRPRGRLKGTTKPTPSAQSDPPPRKIAGPKSSAPLTSSSQPTTTTLPASQPSLATASSQLTGHYSVSFTGGPHVSPRKLKLIAKLPPRKWGLL; this comes from the exons ATGAGGAAATACAAGTGGGAAGTGGGCACAGTGTATGCTACCAGGGAGGAGTTCAAGAACACTGTGACTGCATATGCCGTGCAGACCGCTCGGGCAATCACATTTAGGAAGTGTGATCTGCAAAGGGTTAGGGCAGTTTTCACTAGCGAGTGTCCGTTTTGGCTGTATGCTGCGAAGATGAAAGAAGATGATACTTGGCAGCTTCGCAGCATGAATTTGACTCACACATGTACACAAGCATACAAGGTAGGGATTTTGCACTCTAGATGGCTAGGCAAGGCATTCAAGAAGAAAGTCGAATCAAATCCGAAGGTGAAGATTAGGGAGTTAGTGTCAAAGGCTAAAAAAAAGTGGAACTTGACTGTCACCAAGTCAATGGCAACGAGGACCAAGCAGATTGCACTTGATGAAATCCAGGGAACCTTCCGAGAGCAGTATAAGAGGATATATGATTATGCACATGAGTTGATGCGGGCAAATCCAGGTTCATCCGTTCGCATACAAGTGCAAAGGTTCCCTGAACTTGATAATGAG GGTTTGTTGCCAGCATACGATGATGTTATACCAGGTGTGGAGAATCGATTCTGTGTGAGGCACCTATACAGCAATTTCAGGAAAAGGTTTCCGGGGTTACAATTGAAGCAACTAATGTGGAGGTGTGCTAAGGCGACTCACTGGAGGGACTGGGAGAGGAACATGGCCGAACTGAAAGCTGTGAATCAGGAAGCCTATAGATACCTAAATGCTATCCCTCCTAGGTATTGGTCTAGATCTAGATTTACCTATAATTCTAAAGTAGATACACTGGTTAACAATATGTCTGAGAGCTTTAATGCTGCCATAGTTGATACTAGAGAAAAACCTATACTTACAATATTAGAGGAGATCAGGGTTAAACTGATGACTAGGTGGGCAGAGAATAGGGATTTAGCTCAGAAGTAtgcagggacaatcttacctagGATTAGAATAAAGTTGGAGAGGAGGTCTAGATCTGCTGGAGAATGGCGGCCATATTGGTCTGCAGCTCAAAAATATGAGGTTATGAATGGGTTAGATATGTTTACTGTTGACTTAGGATCCTCTGAGTGCTCTTGTAGAAGGTGGCAGTTGAGTAGAATACCTTGTGTCCATGCAATTAGTTGCATCAAGTTCAAAGGGCTTGTGTTGGAACCTTATGTGGCTGACTGCTACAAGAGAGAAGCATACTTGAGGTGCTACGAGGCAGTAATTCACCCATTGAACGGACCTTACCTATGGAAGATTACACCACATCCTAATGTAATGCCTCCCCCATACAGAAGGCCTAGTTACAGGCCAGTCAAAAAAAGGAAACCAGCTGCTGGAGATGAAGAACAGAGCAGCCGCACTCACATGTCCAGGAAGGGGGAGAAACAAAGGTGCTCTATATGTGGTGTTGTTGGACATAATAAAAGCAGATACCCTAAACCTATTGACAATGAG GCCCAAAATTTCAAGAAACAAAGCAAGGGCAAGCAATCCAGGGGAAGCAACAACTCTATCCCTCCAGCTGCTAAGGGAGGAAAGAAAAGTGCATCTACACAGCCCACTCCCAAGCTCACTGTCAAGAGAAAAGTTGCTTCAGCAACACAGCCAACAAGTTCAGCCCAATCCAACACTGTAGCACAACCAAAAAGGCCTAGAGGCAGGCTCAAGGGGACCACGAAGCCCACACCTTCAGCCCAGTCTGATCCACCACCCAGGAAGATTGCAGGCCCAAAAAGCTCAGCACCTTTAACTTCATCATCACAACCAACCACCACAACTCTTCCAGCATCTCAGCCATCCCTTGCCACAGCTTCAAGCCAACTCACTGGGCACTACTCTGTTAGCTTTACTGGAGGACCTCATGTTTCTCCTAGAAAACTGAAGTTAATTGCAAAGTTGCCTCCAAGAAAATGGGGATTGCTTTAG